A DNA window from Lycium ferocissimum isolate CSIRO_LF1 unplaced genomic scaffold, AGI_CSIRO_Lferr_CH_V1 ctg7162, whole genome shotgun sequence contains the following coding sequences:
- the LOC132045590 gene encoding F-box protein CPR1-like: KHCFYSLHFDSLNSRVVTPKELTNPLSSSESDTKILGSCNGLLLISNTVNDLALWNPSTGKYKKLPVLSVVVRENGYVTFGFGYDVANDDYKVVRIMQFLGTEKGSFFSSDVKVYSLKSNSWNGVEEFPYLLRYKEEPGKYLNGALHWIVNIEMKIPLQRLIVSFDLETEKCRIVPHPPYSDENFSVKLEVLGGCLCTYHSYWGDFFIDDWEHMDRCLDYMDVWVMKEYGVKE; the protein is encoded by the coding sequence AAACACTGCTTTTACTCTCTACACTTTGATTCTCTCAACTCCAGAGTTGTTACTCCTAAAGAATTGACCAACCCTTTGAGTTCTAGTGAATCTGATACCAAGATACTTGGTTCTTGTaatgggttgttgttgatatctAATACTGTAAATGACCTTGCATTATGGAACCCTTCTACTGGGAAGTACAAAAAGTTACCAGTTCTGAGTGTTGTTGTTAGAGAAAATGGTTATGTTACATTTGGTTTTGGATATGATGTTGCCAATGATGACTATAAGGTTGTTAGAATTATGCAGTTTCTTGGTACAGAAAAGGGTAGTTTTTTTAGCTCTGATGTTAAGGTTTATAGTTTGAAATCGAATTCTTGGAACGGGGTTGAGGAATTTCCTTATTTACTCCGATATAAAGAGGAACCAGGTAAATATCTAAATGGTGCGCTTCATTGGATTGTCAATATTGAGATGAAGATACCCTTGCAGAGACTGATTGTTTCGTTTGATCTTGAAACTGAAAAGTGTCGGATTGTACCGCATCCCCCGTATTCCGACGAAAACTTTAGTGTGAAGTTGGAGGTGTTGGGAGGCTGTCTTTGCACATATCACTCCTACTGGGGTGATTTTTTTATCGATGATTGGGAGCATATGGATCGTTGTTTGGACTATATGGATGTATGGGTAATGAAGGAATACGGTGTTAAGGAATAG